From a region of the Fervidicoccaceae archaeon genome:
- a CDS encoding ABC transporter substrate-binding protein, translating into MKKLKILPMVTVILLLAGIIAPVITSNAQTQNSITLVEFSSTGGLFMSPWNPVLGFTDIYSYQLWIHVREWGLYPAPDTGMPVETTATYQYIGNYTVNPQTGAVVPYLPVPSTALVFDPFTLQWVPISQAAANQTYVSLIKSSGGAPPGFLQTVSNYIDNNGKAPVEIIFNFDQVPWHDGINFSVADVLAWLAFMWRWSTDTSILTNQTDQYYDETFSSQYGPVIGMYEGVQIINDTAIAVYTNYVDVDPSLIAYSVIPYPGVPYDLLAAMEYAVMNSTNLWWQSTTTSRGTMTGIDMLVNAPEIKAAAQALTPSLVYYFNGLSKYGYNYGNDLQKRTSALVAWINAHGNAVVSNGPFYVDQYNAQSNTMVLKSRTFLGLSKIKYHYKNLVVPQLDQIFVESMTTEDAAIQAVKSGTADIFFYSEPINKIGTVPPTVTLIPTTTTYNDLGINPVSNVYDPTAPGTIPLKGFSLNGTVLPGLVLYDPSTVLGIDLSKYGHPDWVPFNLLNLTVMKDPHFQFNPMGIEGVRFALNLLINRNSLVQNIYQGSAVPMLSAIVPGSPAYKAFNISKYEQMVGLYPSGDINAAVALYNQSIASANQTLNKYGFSLKYIPDSTNTPWLTLILPDGTQKTVTIYFEVRGDDPFRKAIGDQVTTWIQQYFHIKVNEEYIQRKTANTNVYGTDLASFSFGSHPWTIYTEGWVANYDEPIYFSRYDVAQMYAPFTYGFQPTPANPKQWYLWNQTIYGLGQSLAFGIYPPQQVDKLINDIITLDMMGMQQSLRVFLTQGLQYYMVNGAKVAIPMYGVQTGLGSIWALNTAYVIGATTTTTTPPPPTTTTTTPIPTTTTPTTTPPTTTPTTTTTTTTTAAPSGMSTAELAGLVIVIIIIIAALAYSFMRKK; encoded by the coding sequence ATGAAAAAATTGAAAATTTTACCTATGGTCACTGTAATACTTCTACTGGCTGGAATAATTGCTCCAGTGATAACATCTAATGCACAGACACAGAATTCAATAACACTAGTTGAGTTCAGCTCCACCGGAGGACTCTTTATGAGTCCATGGAACCCTGTTCTGGGATTCACGGATATCTACAGCTATCAGCTATGGATACATGTGAGAGAGTGGGGCCTCTATCCAGCACCTGACACTGGGATGCCTGTGGAAACAACTGCTACATATCAGTACATTGGTAACTACACAGTAAATCCGCAAACAGGCGCCGTAGTTCCATACTTGCCTGTTCCAAGCACAGCACTTGTCTTCGATCCATTTACACTCCAGTGGGTTCCAATAAGCCAGGCTGCTGCAAACCAAACATATGTGTCTCTCATCAAATCTAGCGGTGGAGCTCCTCCAGGATTCCTCCAAACAGTATCCAACTACATCGACAACAATGGCAAAGCACCTGTAGAAATTATCTTCAACTTCGATCAGGTTCCATGGCATGATGGTATAAACTTCAGCGTCGCTGACGTGCTAGCATGGTTGGCTTTCATGTGGAGATGGTCCACTGATACAAGTATCTTGACAAACCAAACAGATCAATATTACGATGAGACATTCTCATCTCAGTATGGTCCCGTAATAGGAATGTATGAAGGAGTTCAAATTATTAATGATACTGCTATAGCGGTGTACACAAACTATGTTGATGTTGATCCATCTCTAATAGCTTACAGCGTAATTCCATATCCAGGAGTTCCCTACGATTTGCTTGCAGCAATGGAGTATGCTGTTATGAACAGCACAAACCTATGGTGGCAGAGCACTACAACCTCCAGAGGAACAATGACTGGAATCGATATGTTGGTTAATGCTCCAGAGATAAAGGCTGCTGCCCAGGCACTAACTCCATCTCTCGTTTACTACTTCAATGGCCTCTCAAAATATGGTTACAACTATGGAAATGATCTGCAAAAGAGAACAAGTGCTCTTGTTGCTTGGATAAACGCTCATGGAAATGCAGTGGTTAGCAATGGTCCGTTCTATGTTGATCAGTACAATGCTCAATCAAATACAATGGTTCTTAAGAGCAGAACATTCCTTGGACTCTCTAAAATAAAGTACCATTACAAGAATTTAGTTGTTCCCCAGTTAGACCAAATATTTGTAGAATCAATGACAACTGAGGATGCTGCAATTCAGGCAGTGAAGAGTGGAACGGCTGATATATTCTTCTATAGCGAGCCTATCAATAAGATAGGTACAGTTCCTCCCACAGTAACATTAATACCAACAACAACAACATACAACGATTTGGGAATTAATCCAGTTAGCAACGTATATGATCCAACAGCTCCTGGTACAATTCCATTGAAGGGCTTCTCCCTAAACGGCACAGTGCTTCCTGGACTTGTGCTATATGATCCTAGCACTGTCCTGGGAATTGACCTCTCCAAGTACGGACATCCTGATTGGGTTCCATTCAATCTGCTCAACCTCACAGTAATGAAAGATCCGCACTTCCAGTTCAATCCAATGGGAATAGAAGGAGTTAGATTTGCATTGAACCTGCTAATTAACAGGAACTCCCTAGTACAGAACATCTACCAGGGAAGCGCTGTTCCAATGCTCAGTGCCATTGTTCCAGGCTCCCCTGCTTACAAGGCTTTCAACATAAGTAAATATGAGCAAATGGTAGGCCTATATCCAAGTGGAGACATAAATGCAGCTGTTGCGCTATATAATCAATCAATAGCTTCAGCAAACCAAACACTGAATAAATATGGCTTCTCTCTGAAATACATACCTGACTCCACTAATACACCTTGGCTAACTTTGATTCTTCCTGATGGAACACAGAAAACTGTAACGATATACTTTGAAGTGAGAGGAGACGATCCATTCAGAAAAGCCATTGGTGACCAGGTCACTACATGGATACAGCAATACTTCCACATAAAAGTGAACGAAGAATACATACAGAGAAAGACCGCCAATACAAATGTCTATGGTACCGACTTGGCATCATTCAGCTTTGGATCTCATCCGTGGACAATCTACACGGAAGGATGGGTAGCTAACTATGATGAGCCAATATACTTTTCAAGATATGATGTCGCCCAGATGTATGCGCCATTCACATACGGCTTCCAGCCAACTCCAGCAAATCCAAAACAGTGGTATCTTTGGAATCAGACAATATATGGGCTTGGGCAGAGCCTAGCTTTCGGCATATATCCGCCGCAGCAAGTTGACAAGCTGATCAATGATATTATAACATTGGACATGATGGGGATGCAGCAGTCCCTAAGAGTATTCTTGACTCAGGGTCTACAGTACTACATGGTAAACGGTGCTAAAGTAGCTATTCCCATGTATGGTGTGCAGACAGGACTTGGAAGCATATGGGCTCTCAATACCGCCTATGTAATAGGTGCTACTACAACTACTACAACACCACCACCTCCAACAACAACGACTACCACACCGATACCAACCACAACAACTCCAACAACAACACCACCAACAACAACCCCAACTACTACAACAACTACTACAACAACTGCCGCACCTAGTGGAATGTCAACAGCTGAATTGGCAGGTCTGGTCATAGTCATCATAATAATAATAGCTGCTTTAGCGTATTCATTCATGAGAAAGAAATAA
- a CDS encoding ABC transporter permease → MPGLGRTIAVQIASNVAALIIIVAIISALLVFYSQTVLQGVVIEMVQDYARQLARNPTISPEQRQQLLDMYQESLMVRFGLVGNPVSRVYHMMLNVLTLNLGNSRQIYMGGSFSIQSQVLFALKNTIILFLTATLISTLIGLALGLYAAQRPHGIVDSLVSFFAILSSSLPMWWVGMMLLLIFAFWHHWFPTQSLPVYFAIQQLSNAYKAGSITTITYVLEYLKTWLYYMALPLITVVLVSIGGWAYIVRNVVIGKMAEDFVMTARAKGLSERKVLFGHVLRAASPPIVTTAVLNIIVSLGGAIITETVFGWPGMGMLFWIAISNSEPMLIAGNVYITVLLFIIAVIILNILYVFLDPRIKTSGGQQIF, encoded by the coding sequence ATGCCTGGCCTCGGAAGAACAATTGCTGTCCAAATTGCAAGCAATGTAGCAGCTCTAATTATAATAGTTGCCATAATTTCAGCACTACTTGTCTTCTATAGCCAAACTGTGCTTCAGGGAGTTGTAATAGAGATGGTTCAAGACTATGCTCGGCAGCTTGCAAGGAATCCAACAATTTCTCCGGAGCAGAGACAGCAACTGCTTGACATGTACCAAGAATCTTTGATGGTTCGCTTTGGATTGGTTGGTAATCCAGTATCCAGAGTATACCACATGATGCTGAATGTGCTAACACTCAATCTGGGGAATTCAAGGCAAATCTACATGGGGGGATCCTTTTCAATACAGTCCCAGGTTCTATTTGCCCTCAAAAACACTATCATTTTGTTCCTAACTGCTACATTAATATCAACATTAATAGGGCTGGCGCTTGGTCTCTATGCTGCTCAAAGGCCCCATGGGATAGTTGACAGCCTCGTTTCATTCTTCGCAATCCTCTCATCGAGCCTTCCCATGTGGTGGGTAGGAATGATGTTGCTTCTTATTTTCGCTTTCTGGCATCACTGGTTCCCAACTCAGAGCCTTCCAGTCTACTTTGCTATACAGCAGTTATCTAATGCTTATAAAGCGGGTTCAATAACAACGATTACTTATGTACTCGAATATCTGAAGACCTGGCTCTACTATATGGCTCTTCCTCTCATAACGGTAGTATTGGTCAGCATCGGAGGATGGGCCTATATAGTGAGAAACGTTGTCATAGGAAAAATGGCAGAAGACTTCGTGATGACTGCAAGAGCAAAGGGACTCTCAGAGAGAAAAGTGCTATTTGGGCATGTCTTGAGAGCAGCGAGTCCTCCAATAGTAACAACAGCAGTGCTCAACATAATAGTGAGCTTAGGAGGAGCAATAATTACCGAAACAGTATTCGGTTGGCCTGGCATGGGAATGTTATTTTGGATAGCTATTTCCAACAGCGAGCCCATGCTAATAGCAGGAAACGTTTACATAACAGTTCTCCTGTTCATTATAGCAGTCATCATTCTCAATATCCTATACGTGTTCCTTGATCCAAGAATAAAGACGTCTGGTGGACAACAGATATTCTGA
- a CDS encoding VTT domain-containing protein codes for MEEDRKMLENIGSLVAQYGLLGVFLASFIGNAIPYSAVPYVAFILAYGAMYNVTNYLLLSLIGGGGATLGKIVIFLAARIGRKKMSKERKENVDYFLSLMKKKYFGFLLIILFALTPLPDDVIYVPLGIAGYTFLNFLVGVFIGKFFLVFLILLLGKSAYSILELSLNSHYVWIGIVFLLLATFYLILIVFYLDWKGVITTLSEKGTIQAIKQFIEEAVQIITFRHRNIRKKFLKNRVKN; via the coding sequence ATGGAAGAGGATAGGAAGATGCTAGAAAATATAGGAAGCCTAGTGGCGCAGTATGGACTTCTCGGTGTATTCTTGGCTAGCTTTATTGGAAACGCAATTCCCTACTCTGCTGTTCCCTATGTGGCATTCATACTGGCATATGGAGCCATGTACAATGTTACAAACTATCTCCTTCTATCGTTGATAGGTGGTGGGGGAGCTACATTGGGAAAAATTGTAATATTTCTAGCAGCGAGGATCGGAAGAAAAAAGATGTCGAAGGAAAGAAAGGAAAACGTAGATTACTTTCTATCCTTAATGAAAAAGAAGTATTTTGGCTTTTTACTGATAATTCTATTCGCACTCACTCCGCTTCCCGATGATGTTATATATGTTCCGCTCGGCATAGCTGGATACACATTTCTGAACTTTCTAGTTGGAGTCTTCATAGGCAAATTCTTTCTAGTTTTTCTAATTCTTCTGCTCGGGAAAAGTGCATATTCAATTCTAGAATTATCGCTGAATTCTCACTATGTTTGGATAGGAATTGTTTTCCTGCTATTGGCAACTTTTTATCTTATTCTCATAGTCTTTTATCTTGATTGGAAGGGCGTGATAACTACCCTCTCTGAAAAAGGGACGATTCAAGCTATAAAACAATTCATCGAGGAAGCCGTTCAGATCATAACATTCAGACACAGAAACATTAGGAAAAAGTTCCTCAAAAATCGTGTAAAGAATTGA
- a CDS encoding ABC transporter ATP-binding protein produces MAERKMIEEVFENKKDYLLMVEDLKVWFPIRRGITDIIRRMPQRYVRAVDSVSFFIKERETFCLAGESGCGKTTTGKSLLRLVPITAGMALFRARSETIESLRKMGVDVDGKDYVDIYSIPAKKMKPVRKDIQIVYQDPYGSLNPRYKIIDILSEPLNIHDFQLTQEEKVELVHKVLETVKLRPPEDFVERYPHQLSGGQRQRIAIAKAIIMNPKLVVADEPVSMLDASIRAEMLELLQTIKQERNLSYLFITHDLAVSRYICDRIAIMYLGRIVEMGETRRVIENPLHPYTRALVAAIPEPDPSNRHKLRDVPIKGEIPSAASIPLGCRFHPRCMAFDERYEALKDKCPVQDPPYFISDDGRIVNCWIYQNWRKREKGQEFL; encoded by the coding sequence ATGGCCGAGAGAAAGATGATAGAAGAAGTATTTGAGAACAAGAAGGACTATCTTCTGATGGTTGAAGATCTGAAAGTATGGTTCCCAATAAGAAGAGGAATTACAGACATAATAAGGAGGATGCCTCAAAGATATGTAAGAGCAGTGGATTCTGTTTCTTTCTTCATAAAGGAGAGGGAAACTTTCTGCTTGGCTGGAGAGAGTGGATGCGGGAAAACCACAACTGGGAAGTCACTGCTGCGCCTAGTTCCCATCACTGCAGGGATGGCTCTATTTAGAGCTAGAAGCGAAACAATTGAATCCCTGAGAAAAATGGGAGTAGACGTAGATGGTAAGGATTATGTTGACATATACTCCATACCAGCGAAGAAGATGAAGCCAGTTAGAAAAGATATACAAATTGTATATCAAGATCCGTATGGTAGCCTTAACCCAAGATATAAAATTATTGACATACTCTCTGAGCCTCTTAATATACATGACTTTCAGCTGACCCAAGAGGAGAAAGTAGAGCTTGTACACAAAGTTCTTGAAACAGTAAAGCTCAGACCTCCAGAAGACTTCGTTGAGAGATATCCTCATCAGCTATCAGGAGGACAGAGACAGAGAATTGCAATAGCAAAGGCAATCATAATGAATCCGAAGCTAGTCGTAGCTGATGAGCCAGTTTCTATGCTTGATGCTTCAATAAGAGCGGAAATGCTGGAGCTGCTGCAGACAATCAAACAGGAAAGAAATCTCAGCTACCTCTTCATAACACACGACTTGGCAGTTTCCAGATACATATGTGATAGGATAGCTATAATGTATCTGGGAAGAATTGTGGAGATGGGAGAGACAAGAAGAGTTATAGAGAATCCACTCCACCCATACACTAGAGCGCTAGTAGCGGCAATTCCGGAACCAGACCCTTCGAACAGGCACAAGCTAAGGGATGTCCCAATAAAAGGAGAAATTCCAAGTGCGGCTAGCATCCCTCTTGGATGCAGATTCCATCCCCGATGCATGGCATTTGATGAGAGGTACGAGGCCCTCAAGGACAAATGTCCCGTTCAGGATCCTCCATACTTCATTTCCGATGATGGGAGAATTGTAAATTGTTGGATCTATCAAAATTGGAGGAAAAGAGAAAAAGGGCAAGAATTTCTCTAG
- a CDS encoding Zn-ribbon domain-containing OB-fold protein, whose amino-acid sequence MERLSISRFWRNRMVHYTFSYSKCKKCGNAMFPPKHTCSKCGSRDVDILTPPREGKLISWTKLYEVPIGFVNERPIYLGLVQLGEIKVMAQIVDVLNDQELKEGIEVEAVFRRVKEDGSTGLIYYALKFRPKKY is encoded by the coding sequence ATGGAAAGGCTATCCATTTCAAGATTCTGGAGAAACAGAATGGTTCATTACACTTTTTCGTATTCTAAATGCAAAAAATGCGGCAATGCCATGTTTCCACCAAAGCACACATGCTCGAAGTGCGGTTCCAGAGATGTTGATATTCTCACTCCACCCAGAGAGGGGAAGTTAATTTCTTGGACAAAGCTGTACGAAGTCCCAATCGGTTTCGTAAATGAGAGGCCGATTTACCTTGGGCTTGTTCAACTTGGAGAGATAAAGGTGATGGCTCAAATAGTCGATGTCCTGAACGATCAGGAGCTGAAAGAAGGGATTGAAGTCGAAGCGGTGTTTCGGAGGGTAAAAGAGGATGGAAGCACAGGACTAATCTACTATGCTTTGAAATTCAGACCTAAGAAATATTGA
- a CDS encoding hydroxymethylglutaryl-CoA synthase yields MDRFPERKVGIVGWGSYFPIFRISVEEIERQWGFPAGTGSGLGMKEKAVANIDEDATTMGYEAARNAIARAEIHPRKIGAVFFGTESKPYAVKPSATIIAQALGITPTTMASDIEFACRAASEGMRASIGLVSSGMIDYAIVIGSDTAQANPGDVLEFTASSGATAFVLGPKDESAAVFEASFSYVTDTPDFWRRSLSPYPLHGEAFTGDPAYFDHIINAVKGLMEKTGLRPEDFDYAVFHQPNGKFPLKVGERLGFPKEKVLPGLLTPLVGNTYNGSALAGLSRVLDIAKEGSRILLAPFGSGAGSDAYSLIVTERAESKRKLAPPISYYLERRTNITYSDYAKFRRLIKKIEGE; encoded by the coding sequence TTGGATCGTTTTCCAGAAAGGAAAGTTGGAATTGTGGGATGGGGAAGCTACTTTCCTATCTTTAGAATATCGGTTGAAGAAATAGAAAGGCAGTGGGGATTTCCTGCAGGAACTGGAAGCGGACTTGGCATGAAGGAAAAGGCAGTAGCAAACATAGACGAAGATGCAACAACGATGGGTTACGAGGCAGCAAGGAACGCTATAGCTAGAGCTGAAATACATCCTAGGAAAATTGGAGCGGTATTTTTTGGAACTGAATCCAAGCCTTATGCTGTTAAGCCAAGCGCAACAATAATAGCTCAAGCTCTAGGAATAACTCCTACAACAATGGCGAGCGATATTGAGTTTGCATGTAGAGCTGCAAGCGAGGGGATGAGGGCATCAATAGGCTTGGTATCTTCGGGAATGATAGATTATGCAATTGTAATAGGAAGCGATACTGCTCAGGCAAATCCTGGAGATGTGCTTGAGTTCACAGCAAGCAGCGGGGCAACAGCATTTGTTCTTGGACCAAAAGATGAGTCAGCTGCTGTTTTCGAGGCTTCATTTTCCTATGTAACGGATACTCCGGATTTCTGGAGGAGGAGCCTAAGTCCATATCCCCTTCATGGAGAGGCATTTACCGGTGATCCAGCATATTTCGATCATATAATCAATGCTGTGAAAGGTCTGATGGAGAAGACCGGTCTCCGACCGGAGGACTTTGATTATGCTGTTTTTCATCAGCCAAATGGAAAATTTCCGTTAAAAGTGGGGGAGAGACTTGGTTTTCCCAAAGAGAAGGTGCTCCCTGGACTCTTAACCCCATTGGTTGGAAATACGTACAATGGTTCTGCTCTGGCTGGATTAAGTCGTGTTCTAGATATTGCAAAAGAGGGATCTAGAATATTGCTGGCTCCCTTTGGAAGCGGGGCAGGAAGCGATGCCTATAGCCTAATAGTTACTGAAAGGGCTGAAAGCAAGAGGAAGCTCGCTCCGCCTATTTCCTATTATCTGGAGAGAAGAACAAACATTACCTATTCCGATTATGCAAAGTTCAGAAGATTGATCAAAAAAATTGAGGGTGAATAA
- a CDS encoding ABC transporter permease, translated as MSRRTTASGFRRFLNDMKRSRVGIVGLSLMTLFILLAVFFPYIGNMEDIKNWNNLQYWQDNPKAVPPCWAVSNVFKTVSIHGNEPSSDLGIERGEFDNFTFISYSFLYTLENVPPKEIILNFNASYSKPTYILIELHRPDNTTLFLTGNPAEGEYTSVMNIFGVDPNKYTGTLRIPLSTYTNNMLTVNQYIGPWLQANNITVQPQDLFRLPSVAFNVIHAVLSPNLLKSTNFTYLSGTYNLTVMLYSKDPNMTASLKSFTALGGCYGIFGTDNAGRDLWMGLLYGIRWALIIGFSVSVVSVLLGGIYGVIGGYFGGKTDEVMLRTAQIFYSIPILPILILLAIIFRPSIWNVISMLIIFGWPSTAIVTRSMALQIKEETYVEAAKALGATSSRILLRYIFPQVLPYLFASIALSVPGAILTEASLSFLGLGDPSIVTWGRILNEAEIAGATINGYWWWVLPPGLMITVVGMTFIFIGQALDLILNPKLRR; from the coding sequence ATGAGTAGAAGAACAACAGCTTCTGGTTTCAGAAGATTTCTCAATGATATGAAAAGGTCAAGAGTAGGTATTGTGGGACTTTCTCTCATGACATTGTTCATTTTGCTTGCTGTTTTCTTCCCTTATATAGGAAACATGGAGGATATCAAAAATTGGAACAACCTGCAGTACTGGCAGGACAATCCCAAAGCAGTTCCTCCCTGCTGGGCAGTGAGCAACGTCTTTAAAACTGTATCTATACATGGCAACGAGCCTTCCAGCGATTTGGGAATAGAGAGAGGAGAGTTCGACAATTTCACGTTCATTTCATACTCTTTTCTATACACATTGGAAAATGTTCCTCCAAAGGAGATAATACTGAATTTTAATGCCTCGTATTCGAAGCCAACTTACATTTTAATAGAGTTGCATAGACCCGATAACACAACCCTCTTTCTCACAGGAAACCCTGCTGAAGGAGAATATACTTCAGTCATGAACATTTTCGGGGTTGATCCTAACAAGTACACAGGAACATTGAGGATTCCTCTATCGACATATACTAACAATATGCTTACAGTAAATCAATATATAGGTCCATGGCTGCAGGCTAACAATATAACTGTTCAGCCTCAAGACCTCTTTAGGCTACCCAGTGTGGCTTTTAATGTAATACATGCTGTTCTCTCTCCAAATTTGCTGAAAAGCACAAACTTCACTTATCTCAGCGGTACCTATAACTTAACAGTAATGTTATACAGCAAGGATCCAAACATGACTGCAAGTCTAAAGTCCTTTACTGCCCTAGGTGGTTGCTACGGAATTTTTGGCACTGACAATGCTGGCAGAGACCTATGGATGGGTCTCCTCTATGGAATTAGATGGGCATTAATAATAGGATTCAGTGTGAGCGTTGTATCAGTTCTTTTAGGAGGAATCTATGGCGTAATAGGAGGATATTTCGGAGGAAAAACCGATGAAGTAATGCTCAGAACTGCTCAGATATTTTACTCTATACCTATACTTCCAATCCTAATTTTATTAGCGATAATATTTAGGCCATCTATATGGAATGTGATAAGCATGCTGATTATCTTTGGATGGCCTTCTACAGCTATAGTAACAAGAAGCATGGCCCTCCAGATTAAGGAGGAGACCTATGTAGAGGCCGCAAAGGCTCTTGGTGCTACATCTTCCAGAATTCTGCTCAGATACATATTTCCCCAGGTTCTACCATATTTATTTGCCAGCATTGCTCTAAGCGTGCCAGGAGCTATACTAACTGAAGCAAGCCTCAGCTTTCTCGGCCTAGGTGACCCAAGCATTGTTACTTGGGGGAGGATTTTGAATGAAGCTGAAATTGCTGGAGCTACTATAAATGGATATTGGTGGTGGGTTCTGCCGCCTGGTCTCATGATAACAGTTGTGGGCATGACATTCATATTCATTGGGCAGGCACTGGATCTAATACTTAATCCAAAGTTGAGGAGGTGA
- a CDS encoding ATP cone domain-containing protein, with protein MGIKVIKRSGNKEEFIPEKVVVSILKTGANVDVARKISKIIEGKLLEQGIEEITTKDLMKMVLELLKKENEEWYRNWIVFDAAVKRRKSAE; from the coding sequence ATGGGAATTAAGGTAATTAAAAGAAGCGGGAATAAGGAGGAGTTCATCCCTGAGAAAGTTGTTGTGAGCATTTTGAAGACGGGGGCTAATGTAGATGTTGCCAGGAAGATCTCAAAAATAATAGAAGGTAAACTGCTTGAACAAGGAATTGAAGAAATAACAACCAAGGATCTCATGAAGATGGTCCTAGAGCTATTGAAGAAAGAAAATGAGGAATGGTACAGAAATTGGATAGTCTTCGACGCTGCCGTGAAAAGAAGGAAAAGTGCTGAATGA
- a CDS encoding DUF2258 domain-containing protein, whose amino-acid sequence MFVVKTGPVRTSGFALKLRRSINAALREAYKDKKISPTEVNKALTDINKILYELIVSEFSLPKDTVINIQITFDILDGKLSINDISIEVFVKDEILSKAITNKMRGKALLTSTTA is encoded by the coding sequence ATGTTTGTGGTAAAAACAGGCCCGGTTAGAACAAGCGGTTTTGCCTTGAAATTGAGAAGATCTATAAATGCTGCTCTAAGGGAAGCTTATAAAGATAAAAAGATTTCCCCCACGGAAGTAAACAAAGCTCTTACGGATATCAACAAGATTCTTTATGAACTCATTGTTTCAGAATTTTCGCTTCCCAAAGATACAGTTATCAATATACAGATTACCTTTGATATTTTGGATGGAAAACTTAGCATAAACGATATTTCCATCGAAGTGTTCGTTAAAGATGAAATATTGAGCAAGGCAATAACAAATAAAATGAGGGGGAAAGCTCTCCTGACCTCAACCACTGCTTAA
- a CDS encoding ABC transporter ATP-binding protein, producing MPTVLEVNNLSTSYLTFRGTVKAVEKANLKLEKEEILGIAGESGCGKSTLAWSIMGLVPPPGKVVEGSVKIEGIDVLSLSEAERRRKILWEKISMVFQGAINSLNPVYTVGYQLAEPFIYHRNYSKKEAMEKVTDLLKMVGLNPEIAKRYPHELSGGMKQRAVIAMALALEPTVVIADEPTTALDVVIQSQILNLMKKLKQEKKLSFILITHDMSVIAEMADKVAIMYAGRIVEYGPSDIVFNRPYHPYTMALIRSIPRLRGPIEKLQYIPGEPPNLINVPPGCKFNPRCQYVMDICRKEEPDYIEVEKNHFVRCWLYEKGRKMGGN from the coding sequence GTGCCGACTGTTCTAGAAGTCAATAATCTCAGCACGAGCTATTTAACCTTCAGAGGGACTGTGAAAGCTGTTGAAAAGGCAAACTTGAAATTGGAGAAGGAGGAGATTTTGGGCATAGCTGGGGAAAGCGGTTGCGGAAAATCCACTCTCGCATGGAGCATCATGGGTCTCGTTCCCCCTCCTGGAAAAGTAGTTGAGGGATCTGTCAAAATCGAGGGAATCGATGTTCTCAGCCTTTCAGAAGCAGAGAGAAGAAGGAAAATTCTTTGGGAAAAAATCAGCATGGTATTCCAGGGGGCAATAAACTCTCTCAATCCAGTCTACACAGTTGGCTATCAATTGGCTGAGCCCTTCATTTATCATAGAAACTACAGTAAGAAAGAGGCAATGGAAAAGGTCACAGATCTTCTGAAAATGGTTGGCCTCAATCCGGAAATTGCAAAGCGCTACCCGCATGAGCTAAGTGGTGGGATGAAGCAAAGAGCAGTGATTGCTATGGCCTTAGCACTTGAGCCTACTGTAGTTATAGCTGATGAGCCAACAACAGCTCTGGACGTTGTAATTCAATCTCAGATTCTGAATTTGATGAAAAAACTTAAGCAGGAGAAAAAGTTGAGCTTTATATTAATAACTCATGATATGAGTGTAATTGCTGAAATGGCGGACAAAGTAGCCATAATGTATGCTGGAAGAATTGTTGAGTATGGGCCATCAGATATAGTCTTCAATAGACCCTATCACCCGTACACGATGGCTCTCATAAGGAGTATTCCAAGACTTAGAGGACCCATCGAAAAACTTCAATATATTCCAGGAGAGCCTCCCAATCTGATAAATGTTCCCCCTGGATGCAAGTTCAATCCAAGATGTCAATATGTAATGGATATATGCAGAAAAGAGGAGCCTGACTATATAGAAGTTGAAAAGAATCACTTCGTTAGATGCTGGTTATATGAGAAAGGAAGAAAGATGGGGGGTAATTAA